The genomic DNA GCGTGATCTCGATCGCCGTCGGCGCCGATGCGATTGCCCTGGTCGAAACCAACAGCGAAACCGATTTCGTCTCCAAGGGCGACGATTTCAAGGCGCTCGGCGATGCCGCTGCCAAGGCCGCACTGGTGGCCCGTCCGGCCTCGCTGGCCGAACTGCTGGCACTGAAGAACGAAGCCGGCCAGACCATCGAAGAAATGCGTCGCGGTCTGGTTGCGACGATCGGCGAGAACATCACCGTGCGTCGCTTCGAAGTCGTCGCCAAGGCTGCCGGCGCGATCAACTACTACATGCACGGCACCAAGATCGGTGTGGTCGTGGCGCTCAGCGCCGGTGACGAAGAACTGGCTCGCGACATCGCCATGCACATCGCCGCCAGCCAGCCGCGCTTCCTCGACACCACGCAGATTCCGGCAGACGTGATCGAAGCCGAAAAGCGGGTCATCGAAGCGACGATGGCGCAGGAACAGGCGGAAGCGCAGGCCGATTCCGATCGTTTCGGCGGCTTCCTCAAGGAAATGGACGCCGAGAAGACCAACGGCACCTACGAAGCCCTCGACGCCGAAGGCAAGAAGAACTGGGACGACGAGTACGCCGGCGTCAAGAAGAAGTTTGGCGGTGGTTACCGGCCGAAGCCGGCGGACATCCTCGCCAAGATGGGCGAAGGCAAGATCCGCAAGTTCGTCAACGACATCACGCTGATGGGCCAGCCGTTCGTCAAGAACCCGGACGAAACCGTCGAAAAGCTCCTGAAGTCGAAGAACGCGGGCGTCGCCAGTTTCGTGCGTCTGGCGGTCGGCGAAGGCATCGAGAAGAAAACCCTTGATTTCGCCGCTGAAGTGGCGGCTGCCAGCCAGGTCTGAGGCATAGGGTCTGTTGCCATTGTTTTGATCGCTGCGGCGGAGGTCGTTTTTGCCCAGTGCAACGAAAGAGGAGCGGGCAATGGCCGACCCATTGACGCGACGAGAGAGGCAGCAATGGGCCCAGTAAACTTTATTGGCGATCCCGCCCCGAAGGGTTGCGGCCGAAAAGCCGCCGGGACTTCGTTGCGAACCTTGACCATAGGTAAGCTATGGCCTGCGGTTCGCGCCTCGCCCGGCGGCTTTTTGACTCGTAACGCAGCGACCAAAGCAATGCCAACAGACCCTAAGTCAGGGCCTGATTTTCAGGTTAAAGTATTGTCATCTGAGGCCCCGGAAACGGGGCCTTTTGGTAACTGTCCTTTAAGTAACGGTCATTTAAACTGGTCCTTCTTTTGGTTTCGCGGCTCGTTTGTCACTGCAAATGCCTGAATTCTTCTGCGGCATGCTGATGGCTGGCCCGACGATCCTTACGCTGATTGACTCGGAGCTTGGTCATTGAATCAACAGCCTGCTAAACCTGCCTACAAGCGCATCCTGCTGAAGATTTCCGGCGAAGCCCTGATGGGCGACCTCGGCTTCGGTATCTCGCCGGACGTGATGACGTTTCTGGCCAATGAACTGAAGGAAATCGTCGATCTCGGCGTGCAGGTCGCGCTGGTCGTCGGCGCTGGCAACATCTTCCGCGGCGAAGGCCTGGCGCGTGGCGGCATGGACCGCGTCACCGGTGATCAGATGGGCATGCTGGCCACGGTCATCAATGCGCTGGCGATCCAGGACGCGATCGAGCGGATCGGTCTGGAAGCCCGCGTGCAGTCGGCAATCCGGATCAACGAGGTCTGCGAGGATTTCATCCGCCGCAAGGCGATCCGCCATCTCGAGAAGGGCCGGGTGCTGGTGTTCGCTGCCGGTACCGGCAATCCGTTCTTCACCACCGATTCCGCGGCTGCGCTGCGGGCGATCGAAATCTCCGCCGACCTTATGCTGAAGGCGACCAAGGTCGACGGCATCTACACCGCGGACCCGAAAAAGGACCCGACTGCGACGCGCTACGATGAACTGACCTACGACGAGGCGCTGGATCGCCGTCTCGGCGTCATGGATCAGACTGCGCTGGTACTGTGCCGCGATCACAAGGTCCGCCTGCGGGTCTATGACATGGACCGCCCGAAGGCACTGCACCGGATCATCACCGGCGATACCTCGCTGGGCACGCTGGTTCGCGTCTGAGCGGCGCCAACGTCACCACCTGGCCTCGGAAATTGCACCGCAACTGCACCGCCGCCTGCCAATCTCACTACCCGAATCTGTTGTTCCGGAACTGACACGATGATCGAAGACATCAAGAAAGACGCGACGGCTCGCATGCAGAAGACCGTCGATGGCCTGAAGCAGGCCTTCAGCAAGCTCCGCACCGGCCGCGCCAGCGCGGCGATCCTCGACCACGTGCGGGTCGATTACTACGGTTCCGAATCGCCGCTTTCGCAGGTCGCCAGCGTGGTCGTCGAAGATGCCCGCACGATTTCGATCGCGCCCTGGGATCGCAACATGATCGGCGCCATCGAGAAAGCCATCCTCGCCTCCGATCTCGGCATCACGCCGAACACCGCCGGCACCACGATCCGCATCAACATGCCGCCGCTGACCGAAGAGCGCCGCAAGGATCTGGTCAAGGTGGTCAAGTCCGAGACCGAAAACGCCCGCGTCGCGATCCGCAACGTGCGCCGCGACGCCAATCAGGCGATCAAGGAACTGGCCAAGGAAAAGATCATCACCGAGGATGAGGAAAAGGGTGCCGAGACGGCGATCCAGAAACTCACCGACCAGTTCGTCGCCAAGGCGGAAGAAGTGATGAACGTCAAGGAAAAAGAGCTGTTGTCACACGGATGACCCAGCACCTGCCGCCGCTAGGCCAGGCCGGTATTCCGGCGCACGTGGCCGTCATCATGGACGGCAACGGGCGCTGGGCGAAGCAGCGGCTGCGGCCGCGTGCCTTCGGTCATCAGGCGGGCGTGAAAGCGGCACGGCGGATCGTCCGCGCCTCGCACAAGGCCGGCGTCCAGGTGCTGACCCTGTTCGCGTTCAGTCAGGAAAACTGGCAACGGCCGCCGACCGAGGTGTCGCTGCTGATCCGTCTGTTCGTGCGCACGCTGACACATGAGATCGCCAGCCTGCACAAGAACGGTGTGCGCATCCGCTTCATCGGCAATCACGACGATTTCCCCGAGGAATTGCGCAAGCTGATGGCCGACGCCGAAGCACTGACCGGCGCCAATACCAGCCTGACCCTGGTGATCGCCGTAGGCTACGGCGGCCAGTGGGACATCGCCCAGGCGGCGTCCAGTCTGTGCCGCGATGGTTTGCCGATCACCCCGGAAGCAATCGAATCGCGATTGGTCGTCGCCGACCTACCGCATCCCGATCTGCTGATCCGTACCGGTGGCGAGAAGCGCCTGTCGAACTTCCTGATCTGGCAGCTCGCCTATACCGAACTGCATCTGGTCGAAACGCTGTGGCCGGATTTCGACGAAACGGCTTACGCCGAAGCGCTCGCCTGGTACGCGTCACGCGAACGCCGCTTCGGCCGCGTGCCGGAAGCCAGCTGATGTTGAAACAGCGGGTCATCACCGCGCTGATCCTGGTGCCGCTGATTCTCGGGCCGATCATCTTCTTCCCGACGCACTGGCTGTACCTGTTCCTGTCGGCCGTCGGCCTGCTCGCAGCCTGGGAATGGACAGCGCTGATGGGGCTGACCCAGACAAGCTCGCGCGCGGCCTATCTGCTGCTGGTCGCAGTAATGCTGACGCTGGCCTGGTTCATGGGCACCATCGGTCTCGGCCTCTGGGTGGTCATGTTCGGGGCGATCTGGTGGGGCAATGCCCTGAGCACGATCGCCGGCTATCCAGTGAATTTCCGGCTCAAGCCGCCGGGCACGACGATGATGGCGATCTACGGCCTGCTGATGCTGGTGCCGGCGCTGCTCGGCCTGGCGATGCTGCGTGCCGGCAGCAATGGCGTGCTGCGGCTGTTCTTCCTGTTCGGCCTGGTCTGGATGGCCGACATCGGTGCTTACTTCGCCGGCCGCCGTTTCGGCAGGCGCAAGCTGGCGCCCGAAGTCAGCCCGGGCAAGACGGTCGAAGGGGCCATCGGTGGCTTCGTCGCTGCCTTGCTGGTGGCAGGCACGGCGCCGTGGGTATTCGGTTTCGGCCGCTTCGACTGGTGGAAGCTGTTACTGCTCTGCGTGGCCGTGATCGGCGTCTCGGTGATCGGTGATCTGACCGAAAGCCTGTTCAAGCGCCATCGCGGCGTCAAGGACAGCGGCACCCTGTTGCCAGGCCATGGCGGCATCCTCGATCGAGTCGACAGTCTGCTGGCCGCCGCGCCTGTGCTGGCGCTCGGTCTGGCCTTGCTGGGAATTTGAAGGTGACGGCGAACGCTTTTGCCTCATCCATTGTCGAAGCCGCGGCCTCATCCTATTTCGGGTTCTGATCCATGCTCGATACGCTGCATTCCGCTGCCTCTTTCATCGTTGCGATCGGCGTGCTGGTCGCCTTCCACGAGTTCGGTCATTTCTGGGTAGCGCGGCGTTTCGGCATCAAGGTGCTGAAGTTTTCGATCGGCTTCGGCAAGCCGCTGTGGTCACGCCGTGGCAAGGATGGCGTCGAGTACGTGCTGGCGATGATCCCGCTCGGTGGCTATGTGAAGCTGCTCGATGAGCGCGAAGCCGATGTGGTGATCGCGCCGGAAGATCTTCCGCGTGCCTTCAATCGCCAGCCGGTTGCCAAGCGCATCGCCGTGTTCGCGGCCGGCCCGGCGTTCAACTTCATCCTGGCGATCGCCTTCTACTGGGTGCTGTACATGGTCGGCGTGCCGGGCATGAAGCCGGTGATAGGCGCGCCGCCAGCCGGCAGCCTGGCGGCTACTGCCGGACTCGTGGGCGGTGATCGCATCGTCGCCCTCGACGACCAGAAGATTCCGACCTGGTCGGTGCTGCGTGCCGAATTGCTCGACCGCGCCCTGAGCCGCGGCGATACGGCCTTCCTGGTTGCCCACGCCAACGGCCGCGAGCAGACCGTCAACATCGATCTCGGCAAGGCGCGCGTCGACCCGGTGCTGCTGTTCGAGGACCTCGGCCTGAATCCGTTCGAGCCGCCGATTCCGGCCGTGGTCGGGCAGGTGGTGGCGGGTGAAGCGGCGGACCGTGCCGGCCTGAAGATCGGCGATCGCATCGTCGACATCGATGGCAAGCCGGTCGCCTCGTTCCAGGATCTGCGCAGCCAGGTATCGGCGCGTCCCGGGCAGCTGGCCAAGTTCGGCATCGAACGTGCCGGCAGCGCCCAGCAGATCAGCGTGATCATCGGTACGGACACCAGCCATGGCGAGGCCATCGGCCGAGTCGGCCTGGCGCCGCAGCGCATGGCGACCGAGGGTGATTTGTGGCAGGATTTGCGCGCTGAAGTGCGGCTGGGACCCTTGGCTGCGGCTTCAGCGGCGTTGCACCAGACTTGGCAGGTGTCGGCCCTGACGGTACGC from Nevskia ramosa DSM 11499 includes the following:
- the tsf gene encoding translation elongation factor Ts; the protein is MSTPITAALVKELRDRTGAGMSDCKKALEATGGNVDAAAEKLRVDGMAKADKKGSRTAAEGVISIAVGADAIALVETNSETDFVSKGDDFKALGDAAAKAALVARPASLAELLALKNEAGQTIEEMRRGLVATIGENITVRRFEVVAKAAGAINYYMHGTKIGVVVALSAGDEELARDIAMHIAASQPRFLDTTQIPADVIEAEKRVIEATMAQEQAEAQADSDRFGGFLKEMDAEKTNGTYEALDAEGKKNWDDEYAGVKKKFGGGYRPKPADILAKMGEGKIRKFVNDITLMGQPFVKNPDETVEKLLKSKNAGVASFVRLAVGEGIEKKTLDFAAEVAAASQV
- the pyrH gene encoding UMP kinase, translated to MNQQPAKPAYKRILLKISGEALMGDLGFGISPDVMTFLANELKEIVDLGVQVALVVGAGNIFRGEGLARGGMDRVTGDQMGMLATVINALAIQDAIERIGLEARVQSAIRINEVCEDFIRRKAIRHLEKGRVLVFAAGTGNPFFTTDSAAALRAIEISADLMLKATKVDGIYTADPKKDPTATRYDELTYDEALDRRLGVMDQTALVLCRDHKVRLRVYDMDRPKALHRIITGDTSLGTLVRV
- the frr gene encoding ribosome recycling factor; the encoded protein is MIEDIKKDATARMQKTVDGLKQAFSKLRTGRASAAILDHVRVDYYGSESPLSQVASVVVEDARTISIAPWDRNMIGAIEKAILASDLGITPNTAGTTIRINMPPLTEERRKDLVKVVKSETENARVAIRNVRRDANQAIKELAKEKIITEDEEKGAETAIQKLTDQFVAKAEEVMNVKEKELLSHG
- the uppS gene encoding polyprenyl diphosphate synthase, whose protein sequence is MTQHLPPLGQAGIPAHVAVIMDGNGRWAKQRLRPRAFGHQAGVKAARRIVRASHKAGVQVLTLFAFSQENWQRPPTEVSLLIRLFVRTLTHEIASLHKNGVRIRFIGNHDDFPEELRKLMADAEALTGANTSLTLVIAVGYGGQWDIAQAASSLCRDGLPITPEAIESRLVVADLPHPDLLIRTGGEKRLSNFLIWQLAYTELHLVETLWPDFDETAYAEALAWYASRERRFGRVPEAS
- a CDS encoding phosphatidate cytidylyltransferase, whose product is MLKQRVITALILVPLILGPIIFFPTHWLYLFLSAVGLLAAWEWTALMGLTQTSSRAAYLLLVAVMLTLAWFMGTIGLGLWVVMFGAIWWGNALSTIAGYPVNFRLKPPGTTMMAIYGLLMLVPALLGLAMLRAGSNGVLRLFFLFGLVWMADIGAYFAGRRFGRRKLAPEVSPGKTVEGAIGGFVAALLVAGTAPWVFGFGRFDWWKLLLLCVAVIGVSVIGDLTESLFKRHRGVKDSGTLLPGHGGILDRVDSLLAAAPVLALGLALLGI
- the rseP gene encoding RIP metalloprotease RseP; its protein translation is MLDTLHSAASFIVAIGVLVAFHEFGHFWVARRFGIKVLKFSIGFGKPLWSRRGKDGVEYVLAMIPLGGYVKLLDEREADVVIAPEDLPRAFNRQPVAKRIAVFAAGPAFNFILAIAFYWVLYMVGVPGMKPVIGAPPAGSLAATAGLVGGDRIVALDDQKIPTWSVLRAELLDRALSRGDTAFLVAHANGREQTVNIDLGKARVDPVLLFEDLGLNPFEPPIPAVVGQVVAGEAADRAGLKIGDRIVDIDGKPVASFQDLRSQVSARPGQLAKFGIERAGSAQQISVIIGTDTSHGEAIGRVGLAPQRMATEGDLWQDLRAEVRLGPLAAASAALHQTWQVSALTVRLLYRMVVGDVSVKNVSGPIQIAQAAGYSASAGIGAFLTFVALVSVSIGVFNLLPIPMLDGGQILFGVIEAVKGSPLSERVQAAGQQLGMTLLLMLMGLAFYNDVTSVIG